Sequence from the Thermocoleostomius sinensis A174 genome:
ACCCAAATTACCATAGCTGCTGCCGCGATGATTTGCCAGATTCTCTAGATCAAGCACTTGTGCTCCTCGATCGGTCAACGCGGATAGAATATCGGTTTTGCCCATGCCCGTCATACCACCCAATATCAGGATTGAGCGGGGAACTTGAAACTGCTCTAAAACCCAGTGGCGAAACGCCTTGTAGCCACCAACCAAGACTGAGACATCTAGCCCAGCCATTTCCAGAATCCAGCTAATTGCTCCACTGCGCATTCCCCCACGCCAACAATGCACCCGCACTCGTCGATCGGGCGCAAGCGATTTAGCCTGTTTCACAAAATCGGCACATTTGGGGCCAGCAATTTCAAATCCTAGTTCTACGGCCTGATCGCGCCCCTGCTGCTTATAGTGCGTGCCTACCTTAGCTCGTTCTTCGTTGGTGAACAGCGGAAAACTCACTGCCTCGGGAATGTGTCCTTGCTCATACTCCCCTGGACTGCGTACATCCAGAATTACACCGGGAGCTTGCAAAAATTGCTCAACGGTCAGCGATCGAACCATACAAACTTATCACCTAGCGATCGTGGCATCCCACCTGACTATTAGAAAGTCTACTTGGTAGTCCTCCTCCCCTAACACGACCCGCGGCATCGAAACTCAGAGTTTTTACCGAATCTCAATGCAAGGTGTTTCCAAACTAGGCAGAACTACGCCAATCGCTCGACTTTGGTCATAGCCTAATGCTTTCAGTGCAAACAAGCATTCACTCGTACAACTGGCGGCAACCGTTGCCAGCAATCCCCCAGAGGTTTGTGGATCAAACAACAATGGATAAAGCGGATGCCTAGTGGCGGCATCTAGGTTTTTGATTAAGTGGCTAGCTTGTTGATTTTGCAGATGCAGAGAACTGAGGATACCTTGTTGCGCCGTTTCCTTTGCGCCCTCCAAAATTGGCAAAGCATTTAGATCCAGTCCTACCGACATGCCCGACGATCGCACCATTTCGGCTAAATGACCCAATAGCCCAAACCCTGTCACGTCTGTACAAGCAGTTGCCTGATACTCGCGTAAACAATCGGCTGCCGCTTGGTTCGATTGCAGCATTGAGTCGATCGCCCCTTCAATCCAGCGTCCCTTTGCCTGCAAGCGCATGTCTGCCGCAAATAATGTGCCTGTGC
This genomic interval carries:
- the mnmH gene encoding tRNA 2-selenouridine(34) synthase MnmH; the encoded protein is MVRSLTVEQFLQAPGVILDVRSPGEYEQGHIPEAVSFPLFTNEERAKVGTHYKQQGRDQAVELGFEIAGPKCADFVKQAKSLAPDRRVRVHCWRGGMRSGAISWILEMAGLDVSVLVGGYKAFRHWVLEQFQVPRSILILGGMTGMGKTDILSALTDRGAQVLDLENLANHRGSSYGNLGLPKQPSTEQFENLIAMQWARFNLSQPVWIEAESKRIGICRIPEALFQQMERSPVIEVTRPRSERLQALVNLYGLADRQELINATERIRKRLGGLRTQTAVKLIQENQLPAACDIILDYYDKTYTYDLHRRNVPIHVLDVTGLTPAESADRLLDFVQYKLAPPFPSPNSCEF